The following coding sequences are from one Parabacteroides pacaensis window:
- a CDS encoding M20/M25/M40 family metallo-hydrolase has translation MIKQILIGIFIILIVLVCTVLIRTFISNNKVTSHEAKPLQLEGEFGKELMRFSGGIAIPTVSNRNYEAMDFEPFIRFGEYLEEAYPLIFRKLQHHRVNKYGIVLRWQGSNSSLKPLLFLSHYDVVPPGEDTDETQRKHLTDTTGVFQVADTPLPALDSVTATWKYSPFSGAVTDGRIYGRGTLDMKNLLFSLLEASDKLIEENFTPARDIYFAFGFDEEVGGLQGAAKIARYFKEKGLQFEAVYDEGGVVAAAGTAGIMQDVALIGVAEKGKSSLEITVRGQGGHSSMPPRHTALGDAARIIEQLENNQMKATLIRPVQDFLQNVSGGMPFTTRMAIANQWLLKPLLIRGLAKDPVTNAMVRTTTAVTMAKGSDAANVLPSTAEVVVNFRILPGNTVEEVRKHVENQCEGYQVSIRSLGDAEPTLVSPTDSKGYEQLVKAIREVYPEALITPYLTMGATDARKYDNLSKNVYRFMPVLLTTADQGTIHNTNEFITVDNYKRMIYFYYTFIRNFD, from the coding sequence ATGATAAAGCAAATACTAATCGGGATATTCATTATACTGATTGTTCTGGTATGCACCGTATTAATCAGGACATTTATTTCAAACAATAAGGTTACTTCCCATGAAGCCAAACCTCTGCAATTAGAAGGAGAGTTTGGTAAAGAACTGATGCGTTTTTCCGGAGGAATCGCCATTCCCACAGTCAGTAACCGCAACTATGAAGCAATGGATTTCGAGCCCTTTATCCGTTTTGGAGAATATTTAGAAGAAGCCTATCCCCTTATTTTCCGGAAATTGCAACACCACCGGGTAAACAAATATGGAATTGTATTACGCTGGCAAGGAAGTAATTCATCCCTTAAACCCCTGCTTTTCCTTTCACACTATGATGTAGTACCTCCTGGAGAAGATACGGATGAAACACAAAGAAAGCATCTCACCGATACTACCGGCGTGTTCCAAGTTGCCGATACTCCGTTGCCCGCATTGGATTCGGTTACCGCCACATGGAAATACTCCCCTTTCTCCGGAGCAGTTACCGATGGTCGTATTTACGGACGGGGTACGCTTGACATGAAAAACCTCCTTTTCTCTTTACTGGAAGCAAGCGACAAATTAATTGAAGAAAACTTTACGCCTGCAAGAGACATTTATTTTGCTTTCGGATTTGATGAAGAAGTGGGAGGTTTACAGGGAGCTGCCAAAATAGCCCGGTATTTTAAAGAAAAAGGTTTACAGTTTGAAGCAGTATACGATGAAGGCGGAGTGGTAGCAGCAGCCGGTACGGCCGGTATTATGCAAGACGTAGCTTTGATCGGAGTTGCCGAAAAAGGAAAAAGCTCATTAGAAATTACTGTACGCGGGCAAGGGGGCCATTCTTCCATGCCTCCCCGGCATACTGCTTTAGGAGATGCAGCCCGGATTATAGAACAACTGGAAAATAACCAGATGAAAGCAACGCTGATTCGTCCGGTACAAGACTTTTTACAGAATGTATCAGGCGGTATGCCCTTTACTACCCGTATGGCGATTGCTAACCAGTGGCTCCTGAAACCCCTTCTTATCCGCGGACTTGCCAAAGATCCGGTAACGAATGCCATGGTGCGTACTACCACTGCCGTTACGATGGCAAAAGGAAGCGATGCAGCCAATGTACTACCCTCTACCGCAGAAGTAGTAGTCAATTTCCGGATACTCCCCGGCAATACCGTAGAAGAAGTACGGAAACATGTAGAAAATCAATGTGAGGGATATCAGGTTTCTATCCGTTCCTTAGGAGATGCCGAACCTACTCTCGTATCGCCTACCGACAGTAAAGGATATGAACAATTGGTAAAAGCTATCCGGGAAGTTTACCCGGAAGCATTAATCACGCCTTATCTCACGATGGGAGCTACCGATGCCCGTAAATATGACAACCTGAGCAAAAACGTCTATCGTTTTATGCCCGTACTGCTTACAACCGCCGATCAAGGCACCATCCATAATACGAATGAATTTATTACCGTCGATAATTATAAAAGAATGATTTATTTCTACTATACTTTTATCCGTAATTTCGATTAA
- a CDS encoding BlaI/MecI/CopY family transcriptional regulator translates to MERLTAQEEEIMLYIWKLGPCFIRDIVNEISEPKPPYTSVASVVRNLEKKQYVSATKFGPITQYTPVVKESDYKRAFMSKVVHNYFTGSYKEMVSFFIKDRKLSKEDLRELMDIIENEKES, encoded by the coding sequence ATGGAACGACTTACGGCACAAGAAGAAGAGATTATGCTCTATATCTGGAAATTAGGTCCCTGTTTTATCAGGGATATAGTAAATGAAATATCGGAGCCTAAGCCACCGTATACAAGTGTGGCTTCCGTAGTTCGGAACTTGGAGAAAAAGCAATATGTTTCCGCTACCAAGTTCGGTCCCATAACACAGTACACCCCGGTTGTTAAGGAAAGCGATTATAAACGGGCATTTATGTCGAAAGTAGTTCATAACTATTTTACAGGGTCGTATAAAGAAATGGTATCTTTCTTTATAAAAGACCGGAAATTATCTAAAGAAGATCTCCGGGAATTGATGGATATTATAGAAAATGAAAAAGAATCGTAG
- a CDS encoding beta-L-arabinofuranosidase domain-containing protein: MKKELIYFFILTCSACNPSKDSEVQIVERMPVDVRNEYYISNRAPLQPQQFIKLPVGSIQPEGWLKTQLELQQNGLNGHLGEISAWLQKEGNAWLKTGGQWGWEEVPYWLRGYGNLAYLMQDPAMLKETKFWIEAILNSQREDGNFGPLHQNDGKQDFWPNMIVLWIMQSYYEYSKEPRILEFMSKYCDYQLSVPDGDFLASYWENSRGGDNLWSVIWLYNRTGNEKLLELAEKIHKNTANWTKSTQLPNWHNVNVAQCFREPATYYVVTKDSSMLQASYNVQSLIRRAFGQVPGGMFGADENARIGFFDPRQGTETCGFVEQMASDEIMLQITGDPWWAENCEDVAFNSYPAALMPDYKALRYLTSPNHVVSDSKNHHPGIDNHGPFLAMNPFSSRCCQHNHGFGWPYYSEHLVLATPDNGLAAVLYSACQAKAKVKGDVEVTLQEETNYPFEEAIRFTLTTPQTVEFPLYLRIPSWCKNASLAINGQSVSTKLTPGKYARINRTWNNNDEIVLNVPMEISTRQWRVNKNSVSVDYGPLTLSLKIDEKYVQKDSKETAIGDSKWQEGADASAWPSYEIYPASAWNYALVTNEPITVQRKAWPENNNPFTLENVPLEFKAKGRIIPDWKIDEYGLCGVLPYENAKKSDKVEDILLVPMGAARLRIASFPTTEK; this comes from the coding sequence ATGAAAAAAGAGCTTATTTATTTTTTTATACTTACATGTAGTGCCTGTAATCCTTCAAAGGATAGCGAGGTACAAATAGTGGAAAGAATGCCGGTAGATGTTCGTAACGAATATTATATAAGTAACCGGGCCCCCTTACAACCCCAACAATTTATTAAATTACCTGTCGGAAGCATTCAACCCGAAGGTTGGTTAAAAACGCAACTCGAGTTGCAACAAAACGGTTTGAACGGGCATTTGGGAGAGATAAGCGCGTGGCTTCAAAAGGAGGGAAATGCGTGGCTCAAAACCGGAGGCCAGTGGGGATGGGAAGAAGTTCCTTATTGGCTAAGAGGATACGGGAACTTGGCGTATCTGATGCAAGACCCGGCTATGTTGAAAGAAACAAAATTCTGGATAGAAGCTATTTTAAACAGCCAGCGTGAGGATGGAAATTTCGGTCCGTTACATCAAAATGACGGCAAACAGGACTTTTGGCCGAACATGATTGTACTTTGGATCATGCAATCTTATTATGAGTATAGCAAAGAACCGCGCATTTTGGAATTTATGTCGAAATATTGCGATTATCAATTATCCGTACCCGATGGAGATTTTCTGGCAAGTTATTGGGAAAACAGCCGGGGCGGGGATAATTTATGGAGCGTAATCTGGCTTTATAACCGTACAGGTAATGAAAAATTGTTGGAATTAGCAGAAAAGATTCACAAGAACACTGCCAATTGGACGAAGTCTACCCAGCTCCCTAACTGGCATAATGTAAATGTGGCACAATGTTTCCGTGAACCGGCTACGTATTATGTGGTAACAAAAGATTCGTCGATGCTGCAAGCCAGCTATAATGTACAAAGTTTGATTCGCAGAGCTTTCGGACAAGTACCGGGCGGAATGTTCGGAGCCGACGAAAATGCAAGAATCGGCTTCTTTGACCCGCGCCAAGGTACGGAAACGTGCGGGTTTGTAGAACAAATGGCATCCGATGAAATTATGTTGCAAATAACCGGCGATCCTTGGTGGGCTGAAAATTGCGAGGATGTAGCTTTCAACAGCTATCCCGCCGCTTTAATGCCGGATTATAAAGCATTACGTTACCTTACCAGCCCCAACCATGTAGTAAGCGATTCGAAAAATCATCATCCGGGAATAGATAACCATGGCCCTTTCCTGGCTATGAATCCGTTTAGTAGCCGTTGTTGCCAACATAATCATGGTTTCGGTTGGCCTTATTACTCCGAACATTTAGTATTAGCTACTCCGGATAACGGGTTGGCAGCCGTACTTTATTCGGCTTGCCAAGCGAAGGCAAAAGTAAAGGGGGATGTGGAAGTGACTTTGCAGGAAGAAACGAACTATCCGTTTGAAGAAGCCATCCGTTTTACCTTAACAACGCCTCAAACCGTGGAATTTCCCCTTTATTTACGTATTCCTTCCTGGTGCAAAAATGCGTCTCTTGCCATCAACGGGCAATCTGTTTCCACCAAGCTTACCCCGGGAAAATATGCACGGATTAACAGGACTTGGAATAATAATGACGAAATAGTTTTGAATGTTCCGATGGAGATTTCCACCCGTCAGTGGCGAGTGAATAAAAATAGCGTCAGTGTAGATTACGGTCCTTTAACTTTGTCTTTGAAGATTGACGAAAAATATGTGCAGAAAGACAGTAAAGAAACGGCTATCGGCGATTCGAAGTGGCAGGAAGGGGCGGATGCTTCTGCATGGCCAAGCTATGAAATTTATCCTGCTTCGGCTTGGAACTATGCTTTGGTGACCAATGAGCCTATTACGGTTCAACGCAAAGCATGGCCGGAGAATAATAATCCGTTTACATTAGAGAACGTGCCTTTGGAGTTTAAAGCCAAAGGACGGATAATTCCGGATTGGAAAATCGATGAATACGGATTATGCGGAGTATTGCCTTACGAAAACGCGAAAAAGTCGGACAAGGTAGAAGATATCTTGCTGGTTCCGATGGGTGCGGCCCGTTTGCGGATTGCATCTTTCCCTACGACGGAAAAATAA
- a CDS encoding hybrid sensor histidine kinase/response regulator transcription factor — translation MRSFFYAIITLLLLTGNIFQGYTKELYFKHYNNKQGLSHNTVYCSLQDKRGFMWFGTEDGLNRFDGHTFKVYRYNSYLPTSLPNDRIYSLFEDSSGKLWVCTDYNTCYYDYKTDAFYPLKFTPENNNPEFFLTVAEDKQKNLWFRNYNRIVKYSPATHNMTVYPGEKYFYSHCLIMMEEGAPLFANRADLYSYHPETDKFQCIPVLTEQEKIQETEIGTICQVPGIGVLIGTNKSGVKLYRSHDQSVTTVVSSIQVRDIKAFNKTVYWIASESGIYIYDVINDTVKHLQKSLTDEYTISDNAVYSLTKDREGGMWAGAFFGGISYLPQEYICFDHFIGGKTHPQMLGNAVREICPDSYGNLWLGTEDNGINKYNLKSGEMTNFSLNNPQHPLSATNIHGLFADGDKLWVGTFNQGIDLLDIPTGKIIERYTVENTQRGLKSNFVLCFYKTSQNDFLIGTSNGTVIYHKESGRFEHWKDINSLVRQIFEDSKGDIWIVTSGGLYRYMPTQDQLKRYISDPQKSQSLGSSNITSVFEDSQERIWVTTMNGFSSYNENTDSFNRITTENGLPSNIIYRILEDNEHKFWISTANGLVKFDPITFVMRTFTYTDGLHETQFNYCSSYKAPDGTMYMGTINGMISFNPKNFREDTFCPPISITRIALPDEKASMLPAGFSEKSDTLKLPYHASTFTLSYVALSYTSPEAIRYAYMLEGTDNDWVYMQQNKEVTFANLSPGKYVFKVKSTNSSGIWQNNEKKLYIIITPPFWVTGWAFLVYFILLCILIALFYNYKKSKLLEKHRINREIFEAQKDKELYNAKIQFFTFITHEIRTPLTLIKAPLEKIIHSGDGTQATKENLKIIGKNTQRLLDLSNQLLDFRKTESKGFRLNFVKTDVTFWLNTMLERFRPSLEKGDRNFSLLLPEEHLTAYIDREAFSKIISNLLTNALKYSQQEIILQLLRQGNEFTITVSNDGFLIPESEREKIFEPFYRVKETENMQGSGMGLSLARSLAEFHNGTLCYQQTPEGLNRFVLTLPVEQEKQYEIPSADSNRNLAGDEEITSSPELFAKEPDVSGFISEASTSGKLSVLIVEDQADMREFIAKELSETYTVFEADNGQSALKLLNSRNIIHLIISDVMMPVMDGFEFCNKVKNDLNFSHIPFIILTAQHNLQSRLEGLNRGADAYIEKPFSIELLQAQISNLLKSRELLNKTYLEKPLAPVASLAISKMDDIFLEKFNSFLNENLTNEGLNVEMIASAMGMSTSSLYRKVKGISGLSPVDFIRITRLKRAVQLMQNGEGRINEIAFQVGFSSPAYFSTCFQKQYGKTPSDFMKEISN, via the coding sequence ATGAGATCTTTTTTCTATGCCATTATAACACTTTTATTGTTAACGGGAAATATATTCCAAGGGTACACAAAGGAATTATATTTCAAGCATTACAATAATAAACAAGGTTTATCGCATAATACGGTCTATTGTTCCTTACAAGACAAACGTGGATTTATGTGGTTCGGCACGGAGGACGGTTTGAATCGTTTTGACGGGCATACCTTTAAAGTATATCGTTATAATTCTTATTTACCTACCAGTTTGCCGAACGACCGGATTTATAGTTTGTTCGAAGATTCTTCCGGTAAGCTCTGGGTATGTACCGACTACAATACTTGTTATTATGATTATAAGACAGATGCTTTTTATCCCTTGAAGTTTACACCGGAAAACAATAACCCGGAATTTTTTTTAACGGTAGCGGAAGACAAACAAAAGAATTTATGGTTCAGAAATTACAACCGGATTGTAAAGTATTCTCCTGCTACTCATAATATGACGGTTTATCCCGGTGAAAAATATTTTTATTCCCATTGCCTTATTATGATGGAAGAGGGTGCACCTTTATTCGCTAACCGTGCCGACCTTTATTCTTATCATCCCGAAACAGATAAGTTCCAGTGTATTCCTGTCCTGACAGAACAAGAAAAGATACAGGAAACGGAGATCGGAACGATCTGCCAGGTGCCGGGAATAGGAGTTTTAATCGGGACAAACAAATCCGGTGTAAAACTTTACCGTTCCCACGACCAATCCGTCACTACGGTCGTCTCTTCCATCCAGGTACGCGATATAAAAGCTTTTAATAAAACGGTTTATTGGATTGCTTCCGAGTCTGGGATTTACATTTATGATGTAATTAATGATACGGTAAAACATTTGCAAAAATCATTGACCGATGAGTATACCATTTCGGATAATGCTGTCTACTCTCTTACCAAAGACAGGGAAGGTGGCATGTGGGCGGGGGCTTTCTTCGGAGGAATCAGTTATTTACCGCAGGAATATATCTGTTTCGACCATTTTATCGGAGGAAAAACACACCCGCAAATGCTCGGAAATGCTGTCCGGGAAATCTGTCCGGATAGTTACGGCAACCTTTGGTTGGGGACTGAGGATAACGGGATAAACAAATATAATTTGAAATCGGGTGAAATGACTAATTTTTCCTTAAACAACCCGCAACATCCTTTGTCCGCTACCAATATCCACGGATTATTTGCCGACGGAGACAAGTTATGGGTGGGGACTTTCAACCAGGGCATCGACCTATTGGATATTCCAACGGGAAAGATCATCGAACGGTATACTGTGGAAAATACCCAGCGGGGACTAAAAAGTAATTTCGTACTTTGTTTCTATAAAACCAGCCAAAATGATTTCCTTATAGGAACTTCCAACGGGACCGTGATCTATCATAAAGAATCCGGACGTTTCGAACATTGGAAAGACATCAACTCTTTAGTACGCCAGATCTTCGAAGATAGCAAAGGGGATATCTGGATTGTGACTTCCGGCGGTTTGTACCGGTATATGCCTACCCAGGATCAATTGAAGCGTTATATTTCGGACCCGCAAAAATCGCAAAGCCTGGGGAGTAGCAACATTACTTCTGTTTTTGAAGATTCGCAAGAACGTATCTGGGTAACCACTATGAACGGGTTTTCTTCGTACAACGAAAATACGGATTCCTTTAACCGGATTACTACGGAAAACGGTTTACCCAGCAATATTATTTACCGTATCCTGGAAGATAATGAACATAAGTTCTGGATTTCTACGGCGAACGGGTTGGTTAAATTCGATCCTATCACGTTCGTGATGCGGACGTTTACTTATACCGACGGTTTGCATGAAACCCAATTCAATTACTGTTCTTCTTACAAGGCTCCGGACGGAACCATGTATATGGGAACTATCAACGGAATGATTTCATTCAACCCGAAGAATTTCCGGGAAGATACTTTCTGCCCGCCTATTTCTATTACCCGGATTGCTTTGCCTGACGAAAAAGCAAGTATGCTTCCCGCAGGTTTTTCAGAAAAATCGGATACGCTGAAATTACCTTATCATGCTTCTACTTTTACTTTATCATACGTGGCATTAAGTTACACTTCGCCTGAAGCGATCCGATATGCTTACATGCTGGAAGGAACAGATAACGATTGGGTGTACATGCAACAGAATAAGGAAGTTACTTTTGCCAATCTTTCTCCCGGAAAATATGTTTTTAAAGTAAAGTCTACCAATAGCAGCGGAATCTGGCAAAATAATGAAAAGAAGCTATACATTATTATTACGCCTCCTTTCTGGGTTACCGGCTGGGCTTTCCTGGTTTATTTTATCCTTTTATGTATCCTGATTGCTCTTTTTTATAATTATAAAAAGTCTAAACTCCTGGAAAAGCACCGGATCAACCGGGAAATATTCGAGGCGCAGAAAGACAAGGAGCTTTACAATGCCAAAATACAATTCTTTACTTTCATCACGCATGAAATACGTACTCCTTTGACCTTGATAAAAGCACCGCTGGAAAAAATTATTCATTCCGGCGACGGGACGCAGGCAACGAAAGAGAATCTAAAGATAATCGGTAAAAATACGCAACGGCTCCTTGATTTAAGTAACCAGTTGTTAGACTTCCGGAAAACGGAAAGTAAAGGGTTCCGACTTAATTTTGTAAAGACGGATGTCACTTTCTGGCTGAATACCATGCTGGAACGATTCCGTCCCTCGCTAGAAAAAGGGGACAGGAATTTCTCGCTTTTATTGCCGGAAGAACATCTTACAGCTTATATAGACCGGGAAGCTTTTTCTAAAATTATCAGCAATTTGTTGACAAATGCCCTCAAATATTCCCAACAGGAAATTATCTTACAATTACTCCGGCAAGGGAACGAATTTACCATTACTGTCAGCAACGACGGTTTTTTAATTCCGGAAAGTGAAAGAGAGAAAATTTTCGAGCCTTTTTACCGGGTAAAAGAAACGGAAAATATGCAAGGTAGCGGGATGGGATTGTCTCTTGCCCGTTCTTTGGCGGAATTTCATAACGGTACTTTATGTTATCAACAAACTCCTGAGGGATTGAACCGGTTTGTTCTTACTTTACCTGTGGAACAGGAAAAACAGTACGAAATTCCTTCGGCAGATTCAAACAGGAATCTGGCTGGAGACGAAGAAATAACTTCTTCACCGGAGTTATTCGCAAAAGAACCTGACGTGTCCGGTTTCATTTCCGAGGCTTCTACTTCCGGAAAACTTTCTGTCCTTATTGTGGAAGATCAGGCGGATATGCGCGAGTTCATTGCCAAAGAGTTATCGGAAACTTATACGGTATTCGAGGCGGACAACGGACAATCGGCACTTAAGCTTCTGAATAGCCGGAATATTATTCACTTGATTATCAGTGATGTGATGATGCCTGTCATGGATGGTTTCGAATTTTGCAACAAAGTAAAGAACGATCTGAACTTTAGCCATATTCCTTTCATCATCCTTACCGCCCAGCATAATTTACAATCCCGTTTGGAAGGATTAAACCGAGGTGCGGATGCTTATATAGAAAAGCCTTTTTCCATTGAACTGTTGCAGGCGCAAATCAGTAATTTGTTGAAAAGCCGGGAACTGTTGAATAAGACTTATTTGGAAAAGCCGCTTGCGCCCGTAGCTTCGCTTGCTATTTCCAAAATGGATGATATTTTCCTGGAAAAGTTCAATTCTTTCTTAAACGAGAATTTAACGAATGAAGGGTTGAATGTGGAAATGATTGCTTCGGCTATGGGAATGAGTACTTCCAGCCTCTATAGGAAAGTAAAGGGTATTTCCGGACTTTCACCGGTCGATTTTATCCGGATCACACGCCTGAAACGGGCCGTACAGCTTATGCAGAACGGAGAAGGACGTATCAATGAAATCGCTTTCCAGGTAGGTTTTTCTTCTCCTGCGTATTTCTCTACTTGCTTCCAGAAGCAGTATGGTAAAACGCCGTCGGATTTTATGAAAGAAATAAGTAACTGA